From the Psychrobacillus sp. FSL K6-4046 genome, one window contains:
- a CDS encoding RNA methyltransferase has product MKNLNDHPSFIYTFAYNDAERSLCHLEMRSFFGYDTDMKILKSDTKIDPSRSPFMKGRMDILAEGDTVEEIIAAAHLFGEEGETNKVIFLKINDRQGEDKIENKERLHIERAIGSEMKGDFDLHNPEQFFAIAPYQQRWYFGTYTKSEPIWFNHIKKPKEYSTALSTRVARAVANIAVPHPSGVRAIDPCCGIGTVLVEARSMDIDIVGRDINPLVCIGSRENLAYFGLTGQVEKGAIQDIEEAYDVAIIDLPYNLYTHASWEEQLTILKHAKRIARRVIIVTIESMDDRLESIGLHIKDRCITTKQQFEREILVCESK; this is encoded by the coding sequence TTGAAAAATTTAAACGATCATCCGTCATTTATTTATACATTTGCTTATAACGATGCAGAACGCTCTCTTTGTCATCTAGAGATGCGCTCTTTTTTTGGGTACGATACAGACATGAAAATACTTAAAAGTGATACAAAGATAGATCCTAGTAGAAGCCCATTCATGAAGGGAAGAATGGATATCTTAGCGGAGGGGGACACTGTAGAAGAAATTATTGCTGCTGCCCATTTATTTGGTGAAGAAGGAGAGACCAACAAAGTGATCTTTCTTAAAATAAATGATAGGCAAGGTGAGGATAAGATTGAAAACAAGGAGCGTCTCCACATTGAACGAGCTATTGGATCAGAGATGAAGGGAGATTTTGACCTTCATAATCCAGAACAATTCTTTGCAATAGCTCCATACCAACAGCGATGGTATTTTGGTACTTATACAAAGAGTGAACCTATTTGGTTTAATCATATAAAAAAACCAAAAGAATATTCTACTGCCCTAAGTACGAGAGTAGCTAGAGCTGTAGCTAATATAGCCGTTCCTCATCCTTCCGGCGTACGAGCAATCGACCCGTGCTGTGGAATTGGAACTGTCCTAGTAGAAGCGAGATCTATGGATATCGATATTGTAGGAAGAGATATTAATCCCTTAGTTTGTATAGGATCTAGAGAAAATCTGGCTTATTTTGGGCTAACTGGACAGGTAGAGAAGGGGGCTATTCAAGACATAGAGGAAGCCTATGACGTAGCAATTATCGATTTACCTTATAATTTATATACTCATGCCTCATGGGAGGAGCAACTGACCATATTAAAGCATGCGAAAAGAATTGCTAGGCGGGTAATCATTGTCACAATCGAATCTATGGATGATCGGTTAGAATCGATTGGTCTTCATATAAAGGATCGCTGTATTACAACGAAACAACAGTTTGAGCGAGAGATTTTAGTTTGTGAATCAAAGTAG
- a CDS encoding FAD-binding dehydrogenase encodes MEFDVIVVGAGLAGLVATAELVDARKRVLLLDQEPESSLGGQAWWSFGGLFLVDSPEQRRMGIKDSYELAWQDWLGTAGFDGDNEEEYWAKKWAEAYVQFAHEEKRDWLHEKGIRFFPVVGWAERGGYLAQGHGNSVPRFHIVWGTGPAIVTPFKKQVQGAVSEGLVTYKPRHQVDRLLTNNGRVTGVAGSILVESDVERGQPSSREVMEKFEYVSKSVVVTSGGIGANLELVRQNWPARLGSPPKNMISGVPEYVDGRMMGITEKAGGRIVNKDRMWHYTEGIKNWNPIWKEHGIRILPGPSSIWLDAEGNRFPAPNFPGFDTLGTLKAIQDTGYDYSWFILTEKIIEKEFALSGSEQNPDLTEKSIKQVLKRILPGPTDPVKAFMDKGEDFVVATTLQELVAGMNRITGNSLLHYEHLEKQIMARDREMDNKFTKDLQITALRGARHYIGDKLIRVAAPHKILDVKNGPLIAVRLNILTRKTLGGLQTDLGGRVLNSEGNLVPGLYAAGEVTGFGGGGMHGYRALEGTFLGGCLFTGRETGRALAKDLSK; translated from the coding sequence ATGGAATTTGATGTAATCGTTGTAGGAGCCGGCTTAGCAGGGCTCGTGGCAACAGCTGAGTTAGTAGATGCTAGAAAGCGAGTTTTGTTATTGGATCAAGAACCGGAAAGTTCCCTAGGTGGGCAAGCCTGGTGGTCGTTTGGAGGGTTATTTCTTGTAGATTCTCCGGAGCAAAGAAGGATGGGTATTAAGGACTCCTACGAACTTGCATGGCAGGACTGGCTAGGGACAGCGGGGTTTGATGGAGATAACGAGGAAGAATACTGGGCAAAAAAATGGGCAGAGGCTTATGTACAGTTTGCCCATGAAGAAAAAAGAGACTGGCTGCATGAAAAAGGTATTCGTTTCTTTCCTGTAGTTGGATGGGCAGAACGTGGTGGATATTTAGCACAAGGACATGGCAATTCAGTTCCTCGCTTCCATATTGTATGGGGTACAGGCCCAGCAATTGTTACCCCGTTTAAAAAACAGGTACAAGGAGCAGTATCCGAGGGATTGGTTACTTATAAGCCACGTCATCAAGTGGACCGATTGTTAACTAATAATGGTCGTGTGACAGGTGTTGCCGGATCCATTTTAGTAGAAAGTGACGTTGAACGCGGACAACCAAGTTCTAGAGAGGTTATGGAAAAGTTCGAATATGTCTCCAAATCGGTAGTAGTCACAAGTGGAGGCATTGGAGCTAACCTTGAACTAGTACGTCAAAATTGGCCAGCACGTCTCGGCTCCCCTCCTAAAAACATGATTTCCGGGGTTCCAGAGTATGTAGACGGAAGAATGATGGGAATCACTGAAAAAGCAGGTGGCCGTATAGTCAATAAGGACCGAATGTGGCACTATACTGAAGGTATTAAGAATTGGAATCCAATATGGAAGGAACACGGAATTCGTATCTTGCCTGGTCCATCATCCATTTGGCTAGATGCAGAGGGTAATCGTTTTCCCGCTCCAAACTTCCCAGGCTTCGATACATTGGGTACCTTAAAAGCCATTCAAGATACTGGATATGATTATTCCTGGTTTATACTCACAGAAAAAATTATCGAGAAGGAATTTGCACTATCTGGTTCAGAGCAGAATCCTGATCTTACTGAAAAAAGCATCAAACAAGTGCTAAAACGTATTTTACCTGGGCCGACTGATCCAGTTAAGGCTTTCATGGATAAGGGTGAAGATTTTGTAGTCGCCACAACTCTACAAGAACTAGTAGCTGGGATGAATAGAATTACCGGAAATAGCCTGTTACATTACGAACATCTAGAAAAACAAATTATGGCTCGTGATCGTGAGATGGATAATAAGTTTACAAAGGATCTTCAAATCACTGCCTTAAGGGGAGCCCGTCATTATATTGGAGATAAGCTTATACGTGTAGCTGCCCCTCATAAAATATTAGATGTTAAAAATGGTCCCCTGATTGCAGTTCGTTTGAATATCTTGACTCGCAAAACACTAGGGGGTCTTCAAACAGATTTAGGCGGTCGTGTCCTTAACTCAGAAGGTAATCTCGTTCCCGGTCTTTATGCAGCTGGAGAGGTCACAGGCTTTGGTGGTGGAGGAATGCATGGCTATCGTGCTCTAGAGGGAACCTTCTTGGGAGGATGTCTGTTCACAGGAAGAGAAACAGGGAGAGCATTGGCCAAGGACTTATCCAAGTAA
- a CDS encoding serine hydrolase: MEELIGKVQKLIKPSKGTWGIVLEDLNTGEKWEHNEQELFYAASVIKVPIMTAVFQAVERQQLSLTDLVRLEKDEYVGGSGVLQHLTPGTSLPLLDIMLLMIIQSDNTATNLLIDLVGVENIQQTMKEAGMEYSTFYNKLMLSEPNPHGANRIAAKDVGNLLSKMAQGQLVSEQASKQMIDMMKKQQVRDCLPEKLPSPYSNFNNGMPAWELANKTGWIPGTRHDVGIFFVGNRKLVATVLSEKEDDVLSKRILSQIGYEIYQYLCKEV, from the coding sequence GTGGAGGAGCTAATAGGTAAAGTTCAAAAGTTGATTAAACCTTCCAAAGGGACATGGGGGATTGTATTAGAGGATTTGAATACGGGAGAGAAGTGGGAACACAATGAGCAAGAGCTGTTTTATGCAGCTAGTGTCATTAAGGTACCAATAATGACAGCAGTTTTTCAGGCAGTAGAACGTCAACAATTGTCCCTGACCGATTTAGTCAGATTGGAAAAAGATGAGTATGTGGGAGGGTCCGGAGTCCTCCAGCATTTAACTCCAGGAACTTCACTACCATTACTAGATATCATGCTTCTGATGATTATTCAAAGTGACAATACAGCTACGAATCTTTTAATAGATTTAGTTGGAGTAGAAAATATTCAACAAACAATGAAGGAAGCCGGTATGGAATACAGTACATTTTATAACAAGCTTATGTTGAGTGAGCCAAATCCACATGGTGCCAATCGTATTGCTGCAAAGGATGTCGGCAACTTACTATCTAAAATGGCTCAGGGACAGCTAGTTAGTGAACAAGCAAGTAAGCAAATGATAGATATGATGAAAAAACAACAGGTCCGTGATTGTTTGCCGGAAAAACTTCCTTCTCCATATTCCAACTTCAATAATGGGATGCCTGCCTGGGAACTGGCAAACAAAACAGGTTGGATACCTGGTACCAGACATGATGTAGGAATATTTTTTGTAGGAAATAGAAAACTAGTTGCAACAGTCCTATCGGAGAAGGAGGATGATGTCCTATCCAAAAGAATACTTTCTCAAATAGGCTATGAAATATATCAATATTTATGTAAGGAAGTATAA
- a CDS encoding AraC family transcriptional regulator: MTQLFLLQKVIDYIDEHIKDDINTESLAKLISYSPFHFSRIFHQTTGYTPMDYVQKRKLQFALVDLLKEKRIIDIALEYGFETHAGFTKSFKRCFGSPPSLYKMHCPISVPQRLCLESLIQKKTGGVVLQPKIISKPPFRVAGKTFETRMGNIAFTRDAPAFWNQRILSEESIETTLYNLLTPKKHGEYCFNLSAPESEDHFTYLFAVNFDEGTTVPEGILKFTVKATTYAVFKTPLVPVEQFVSSIKGTWQYILEDWLPDSQYEVDEDSYDFEYYDEHCHDWEYDKVYMEIYLPIKEK; the protein is encoded by the coding sequence ATGACACAACTTTTTCTATTACAAAAAGTCATTGATTATATAGACGAACATATTAAAGATGATATAAATACCGAAAGCCTTGCAAAGCTTATCAGCTATTCCCCTTTTCATTTTTCTCGTATTTTCCATCAGACTACTGGTTATACACCAATGGATTATGTGCAAAAAAGGAAGCTACAATTTGCCTTAGTTGACTTACTGAAGGAGAAAAGAATTATAGATATAGCATTAGAATATGGGTTTGAAACACATGCAGGCTTTACTAAATCATTTAAACGCTGCTTTGGGAGTCCCCCTAGCTTATATAAGATGCACTGCCCCATTTCGGTTCCACAAAGACTATGTTTAGAGAGCCTTATACAAAAGAAAACTGGGGGAGTAGTTCTTCAGCCTAAAATCATTTCTAAGCCCCCTTTTAGGGTAGCAGGTAAGACGTTTGAAACACGGATGGGAAATATAGCCTTTACGAGAGATGCCCCCGCCTTTTGGAATCAACGAATACTCTCTGAGGAATCCATTGAAACTACTCTATATAACCTCTTAACACCTAAAAAGCACGGAGAATATTGTTTTAATCTTAGTGCACCAGAGTCAGAAGATCATTTCACCTATTTATTTGCGGTGAATTTTGACGAGGGCACAACAGTACCTGAAGGAATCCTTAAATTTACCGTTAAGGCCACCACTTATGCAGTTTTCAAAACACCTCTTGTACCGGTAGAGCAATTTGTTTCCTCTATCAAAGGTACTTGGCAATATATTTTAGAAGACTGGCTACCTGATTCCCAATATGAAGTCGATGAAGACAGCTATGACTTTGAATATTATGATGAACACTGCCATGATTGGGAGTACGACAAAGTTTATATGGAGATTTACCTTCCTATTAAAGAAAAATGA
- a CDS encoding MFS transporter: MSSLKDPYRLYIYICFLSQLFFTFIFTVSLLYQVSVVKLDPLQLVLVGTVLELTVFLFEIPTGIMSDLKSRKLSVIIGYFLIGVGFLLEGLFPFFITVLLAQVAWGIGYTFTSGSLQAWIADEIGEEKASSAYMRGAKAGNLGQLVAIPLSVLIGSYLIHLPIIVGGLCMIGLAVLLIIFMKEDHFKPLKRSERIGAWETMKENLEKIILFSRTSFILRMLFLIALFIGFYSEGFDRLWLPHLLEMAKITTLSNERLVLLTGGIQLVVVLLSYMLLHFLNKSTIYQELHRIYIALFIGCSSIVVALIGFAFSSYIIGLFICYVIIQVSRKVMSPLEDIWLNKIIPDSSTRATFFSVKGQVDAVGQISGGPVIGYIATTLTIKTAIIVSALILSPVLFFYRSLLKKGVR; the protein is encoded by the coding sequence ATGAGTAGTTTAAAGGACCCATATCGGCTGTATATTTATATTTGCTTTCTATCGCAATTATTTTTTACTTTTATATTTACAGTCAGTTTGTTGTATCAAGTAAGCGTTGTTAAGCTGGATCCGTTGCAACTAGTTTTAGTGGGAACTGTGTTGGAGTTAACCGTATTTCTCTTTGAAATTCCAACTGGTATCATGTCTGATTTAAAGAGCCGGAAGCTATCCGTTATCATTGGTTACTTTCTAATAGGAGTTGGTTTTTTATTAGAAGGCTTGTTTCCTTTTTTTATTACGGTTTTATTGGCTCAAGTGGCATGGGGGATAGGGTATACCTTTACTAGCGGGTCATTGCAAGCCTGGATAGCTGATGAAATAGGAGAAGAAAAGGCCTCATCTGCATATATGAGAGGAGCTAAGGCTGGAAACCTAGGCCAATTAGTTGCCATTCCGTTAAGCGTATTAATCGGCTCGTACCTAATCCATCTACCGATTATAGTAGGAGGATTATGTATGATTGGTTTAGCTGTTTTACTAATAATATTTATGAAAGAGGATCATTTTAAACCTTTGAAAAGAAGCGAAAGAATTGGTGCATGGGAGACAATGAAAGAGAACTTGGAGAAAATCATTCTTTTCTCCAGAACTAGCTTTATACTTCGTATGCTATTTCTAATCGCTCTGTTTATAGGTTTTTATAGTGAAGGTTTTGATCGTCTGTGGCTTCCTCATCTATTAGAAATGGCTAAAATAACTACCTTGTCCAATGAACGACTGGTGCTATTAACTGGAGGAATTCAATTAGTTGTCGTGCTGCTGTCATATATGTTGCTTCACTTTTTAAATAAAAGTACGATTTATCAAGAATTGCACCGAATATATATCGCTCTTTTTATTGGTTGCTCCAGTATAGTGGTAGCATTAATAGGCTTTGCATTTTCGAGCTATATTATTGGTTTGTTTATTTGCTATGTAATAATCCAAGTTAGTCGGAAGGTAATGTCCCCATTAGAGGACATTTGGTTAAATAAAATCATACCTGACTCTTCTACTCGGGCAACATTTTTCTCTGTAAAAGGGCAGGTGGATGCAGTTGGGCAAATAAGCGGTGGACCTGTTATTGGGTATATTGCCACAACCCTTACTATTAAGACTGCAATTATAGTAAGTGCGCTTATTTTAAGTCCAGTTCTATTTTTTTACCGTTCTCTTCTAAAGAAGGGGGTGCGGTAA